The following are encoded together in the Salinibacterium sp. UTAS2018 genome:
- a CDS encoding coenzyme F420-0:L-glutamate ligase, with translation MGAEANAGKSLTVEVDGAVYERLPIKTRLVVREDDIVQVVSEYAADVVRDGDLLFVTEKIVGITQGRAYPISEVEPRKLATFLSKYVTKTSHGIGLGMPETMEMALRECGTPRILFAAAVAAVTKLVGRRGDFYRIAGPKARAIDGPTKNTIPPYDSHVVLGPARPDGVAADIAAALDRDVQVLVVDINDFGGNILGSTADRATSDLVLKVLKDNPLGQDHQSTPLGVIRRA, from the coding sequence ATGGGTGCTGAAGCGAACGCTGGTAAGAGTCTCACCGTCGAGGTCGATGGCGCCGTTTACGAACGGCTTCCCATCAAGACTCGACTGGTGGTTCGTGAGGATGACATCGTTCAGGTCGTCTCGGAGTACGCGGCAGATGTCGTGCGCGATGGAGACTTGCTCTTTGTCACGGAAAAGATTGTCGGAATCACGCAGGGGCGGGCTTACCCGATCTCTGAGGTAGAGCCACGCAAGCTTGCGACCTTCCTTTCGAAGTATGTGACTAAGACATCTCACGGCATCGGCCTAGGCATGCCCGAGACGATGGAGATGGCGTTGCGTGAGTGCGGCACTCCTCGCATTCTGTTCGCAGCTGCTGTGGCCGCCGTCACGAAGCTCGTGGGGCGACGCGGTGACTTCTACCGGATTGCAGGGCCCAAGGCTCGAGCGATCGATGGGCCCACGAAAAACACAATTCCGCCGTACGACTCCCACGTCGTACTCGGCCCAGCCCGACCAGACGGTGTTGCCGCTGACATTGCGGCTGCGCTGGACCGCGATGTTCAGGTGCTCGTTGTGGATATCAACGACTTCGGCGGAAACATCCTCGGCTCGACAGCTGATCGGGCAACGAGTGATCTGGTATTGAAGGTCCTGAAAGATAACCCTCTAGGGCAGGATCACCAGAGCACTCCTCTTGGCGTTATCCGTCGGGCCTAA
- a CDS encoding RNA polymerase sigma factor has translation MATRTQTAETASAPKKAPAKAATKAGTRAKAADAVEELATAAEGAASAPKKAPAKKAATTKSPAAAKKPAAKKPATRGKKAAAEADDIVEADGEEAKPEDDQDEKSKSKDEALPTGALVLSLVDDDDDVPVYSAAITGATADPVKDYLKQIGKVALLNAAQEVELAMRIEAGLFAEDKLSEMAPGEVRSTLGRELQWVAKDGQRAKSHLLGANLRLVVSLAKRYTGRGMQFLDLIQEGNLGLIRAVEKFDYTKGFKFSTYATWWIRQAITRAMADQARTIRIPVHMVEVINKLARVQRQMLQDLGREPTPEELSRELDMTPEKVVEVQKYGREPISLHTPLGEDGDSEFGDLIEDTEAVVPADAVGFTMLQKQLESLLDSLSEREAGVIRMRFGLGDGMPKTLDQIGDTFGVTRERIRQIESKTMAKLRHPSRSQSLRDYLE, from the coding sequence ATGGCGACCCGAACTCAGACTGCGGAGACTGCATCCGCACCCAAGAAAGCCCCCGCGAAAGCGGCCACTAAGGCCGGAACGCGTGCTAAAGCTGCCGACGCAGTTGAAGAGCTAGCTACCGCCGCCGAAGGTGCAGCGAGCGCGCCCAAGAAGGCCCCCGCAAAGAAAGCAGCGACGACGAAGTCGCCTGCAGCTGCCAAGAAGCCTGCCGCAAAGAAGCCCGCGACGCGAGGCAAGAAAGCTGCCGCCGAAGCTGACGATATTGTCGAGGCTGACGGCGAAGAAGCGAAGCCCGAGGACGATCAAGACGAAAAGTCGAAGAGTAAGGATGAGGCGCTGCCCACCGGCGCTCTCGTTCTTTCTCTGGTTGACGATGACGACGACGTCCCCGTGTATTCCGCCGCGATCACCGGAGCCACGGCAGACCCTGTCAAGGATTACCTGAAGCAAATCGGCAAGGTCGCTCTGCTCAACGCCGCTCAAGAAGTTGAGCTCGCAATGCGCATCGAAGCCGGTCTGTTTGCGGAAGACAAGCTTTCCGAAATGGCGCCCGGCGAAGTTCGCTCAACGCTCGGTCGGGAACTTCAGTGGGTAGCCAAGGACGGCCAACGAGCTAAGAGCCACTTGCTCGGCGCCAACCTGCGCCTGGTTGTGTCTCTCGCTAAGCGCTACACCGGTCGTGGAATGCAGTTCCTGGACTTGATCCAAGAGGGAAACCTCGGCCTCATTCGTGCCGTCGAGAAGTTCGACTACACCAAGGGCTTCAAATTCTCGACTTACGCCACGTGGTGGATTCGTCAAGCGATCACCCGGGCAATGGCCGACCAGGCTCGTACGATTCGTATCCCGGTTCACATGGTTGAAGTCATTAACAAACTCGCGCGTGTTCAGCGCCAGATGCTTCAGGATCTGGGTCGCGAGCCCACCCCAGAAGAACTGTCGCGCGAACTGGACATGACGCCCGAGAAGGTCGTTGAAGTTCAGAAGTACGGCCGTGAACCAATTTCGCTCCACACTCCGCTCGGTGAAGACGGCGACAGCGAGTTCGGTGACCTGATCGAGGATACCGAGGCTGTTGTTCCTGCCGACGCCGTTGGCTTCACCATGCTGCAAAAGCAGCTCGAGAGTCTTCTTGACTCGCTCTCCGAGCGTGAAGCAGGCGTTATTCGTATGCGCTTCGGCCTCGGCGATGGTATGCCGAAAACTCTTGACCAAATCGGCGACACGTTCGGCGTAACGCGTGAACGTATTCGTCAGATTGAATCGAAGACGATGGCCAAGCTGCGCCACCCGTCACGCTCGCAGTCACTGCGCGACTACCTCGAATAG
- the sepH gene encoding septation protein SepH yields MEDLRVIEVQDGALIVSSNDGTRYRLAVDSVLQSRLRQSRALSGTGPKLAPREIQAHIRAGMSAQDVANLTGADLEYIERFEGPVVAEREFVVKSALAVPVHVAGETDTLTSTRTFGSAIRERLVDMHAANERWASWKDPESGWIVKLSFSANTIDHDARWQYDPKRQALAPLNNEAKTLSQQGEVTGALIPRLRAVAPTEGAPDAARFDSGAFDIDDLSAEPAPIRPAELPVMRDRSAEAGVGNQTADLLDALRRRRGEREPANFEPEEEPAPTINPEPSMRLLDPPAADERRDAPAPPHATAPQPTAKARRRRVAMPSWDDIVFGTKPDDDPA; encoded by the coding sequence ATGGAAGACCTTCGGGTAATCGAAGTACAAGACGGTGCGCTGATCGTGTCGAGCAATGACGGCACGAGATATCGCCTCGCCGTCGACAGCGTGTTGCAATCTCGGCTGCGCCAGAGCCGTGCCCTTTCGGGGACCGGCCCCAAGCTTGCTCCCCGCGAGATCCAGGCCCACATTCGGGCTGGCATGTCCGCACAGGACGTCGCCAACCTCACCGGTGCCGACTTGGAGTACATCGAGCGCTTCGAGGGACCCGTCGTCGCCGAGCGCGAATTCGTAGTCAAGTCAGCTCTCGCTGTTCCAGTGCACGTCGCTGGCGAAACTGACACCCTCACTTCAACCCGAACTTTCGGTTCCGCTATCCGCGAACGACTTGTCGACATGCATGCGGCCAATGAGCGCTGGGCCAGCTGGAAAGACCCAGAGTCAGGGTGGATTGTCAAGCTTTCGTTCAGCGCGAACACTATCGACCACGACGCGCGGTGGCAGTACGACCCCAAACGCCAAGCTCTTGCTCCCCTCAACAACGAGGCGAAAACCCTGTCGCAGCAGGGCGAGGTAACCGGGGCGCTCATTCCCCGCCTCCGCGCCGTAGCGCCGACAGAGGGAGCTCCGGATGCCGCGCGCTTCGATAGCGGAGCATTCGACATCGACGACCTCTCGGCCGAACCCGCTCCCATCCGCCCGGCAGAGTTGCCCGTCATGCGCGATCGAAGCGCAGAAGCCGGTGTCGGTAATCAGACCGCTGATCTACTTGATGCGTTGCGTCGTCGCCGCGGCGAACGCGAACCCGCGAATTTTGAACCTGAAGAAGAGCCTGCTCCCACGATCAACCCCGAACCCTCGATGCGACTGCTTGATCCTCCCGCTGCGGACGAACGTCGGGACGCCCCTGCGCCGCCCCATGCAACAGCACCTCAACCAACCGCAAAGGCACGACGACGACGGGTCGCCATGCCCAGCTGGGACGACATCGTTTTCGGAACCAAGCCCGACGACGACCCGGCCTAG
- a CDS encoding DNA topoisomerase (ATP-hydrolyzing) subunit A yields MATPTKPTPDSPAGERIEDIDVTTEMQGSFLEYAYSVIYSRALPDARDGLKPVQRRILYQMSEMGLRPEKGHVKSSRVVGDVMGKLHPHGDASIYDAMVRLTQSFILRVPLIDGHGNFGSLDDGPAAPRYTEARLQASAIAMTDDLDEDVVDFVPNYDNSTTQPEVLPAAFPNLLVNGASGIAVGMATNMAPHNLVEVVGAAQYLLTNPDASLEELMQFVPGPDLPTGGKIMGLAGVKDAYANGRGAFKTRATVAVESITARKMGLVVTELPYLVGPERVIEKIKDGVNNKKIVGISDVTDLTDRNHGLRLVIGIKTGFSPDAVLEQLYRLTPLEDNFSINAVTLVDGRPQTLGLKPLLEVFLKHRLQVVTRRSKYRLARHLERLHLVEGLLIAIVDIDEVIQVIRKSDDSDQARTRLREVFDLSELQAEYILELRLRRLTKFSRIELEAEAEKLRAEIARLEALLSDDNLIRALVSDELDAVAEKFGTPRRTLLTEAPASIATTSRAAARKNQAVLEIADEPCIVLLSTTGRIIRVGISDGDTVLAASRRSKHDAIRSRVTTTTRTEIGAITNRGRLIRFTAVDLPSVPTSSVQLGAGARVSEYLALDKKEHVLAIVSLNSEEPIALGTRQGIVKRITPGVWPSKPDFEIISLKAGDELVGAAHGADDDELTFVTSDTQLLHFAAAAVRPQGISAGGMAGVRVAPGAEVIFFDAVDADSENVAVTVSGSSVTIPGTDPGRVKLSEFSQFPAKGRGTGGVRAHSLLKGEDVLTLAWVGRVPATAVGPDGAVRQLPTERTKRDGSGVPLDSVIGSIGFTP; encoded by the coding sequence ATGGCTACTCCCACAAAACCCACCCCAGACTCCCCCGCCGGCGAACGCATCGAGGACATCGATGTCACGACCGAGATGCAGGGCTCGTTCTTGGAGTACGCGTACTCCGTGATCTATTCGCGTGCGCTTCCCGACGCACGCGACGGCCTCAAGCCGGTTCAGCGTCGAATTCTGTACCAAATGAGTGAGATGGGCCTGCGACCCGAAAAGGGCCACGTCAAGTCGTCGCGCGTTGTCGGCGACGTCATGGGAAAGCTCCACCCCCACGGAGACGCTTCCATCTACGACGCCATGGTGCGCCTGACACAAAGCTTCATCCTGCGGGTGCCGCTGATCGATGGTCACGGCAACTTCGGTTCTTTGGATGACGGCCCCGCTGCTCCGCGGTATACCGAGGCTCGCTTGCAAGCATCAGCGATCGCGATGACGGATGACCTGGACGAAGACGTCGTCGACTTCGTCCCCAACTACGACAACTCCACTACGCAGCCCGAGGTCTTGCCTGCGGCTTTCCCGAACCTGCTGGTCAACGGTGCGAGCGGTATCGCCGTGGGTATGGCCACCAACATGGCGCCCCACAACCTCGTTGAGGTCGTCGGCGCCGCGCAGTACTTACTGACGAACCCCGACGCGTCGCTTGAAGAACTCATGCAGTTTGTTCCGGGACCCGACCTTCCCACCGGCGGAAAGATCATGGGGCTTGCCGGAGTGAAGGATGCCTACGCGAACGGTCGCGGCGCGTTCAAGACCCGCGCCACGGTCGCCGTCGAGTCAATCACCGCCCGCAAGATGGGCCTCGTCGTCACCGAACTTCCCTATCTGGTTGGCCCCGAGCGCGTCATCGAGAAGATCAAAGACGGTGTCAATAACAAGAAGATCGTCGGCATCTCGGATGTCACCGACCTCACCGACCGCAACCACGGCCTGCGCCTCGTCATCGGCATCAAGACCGGCTTCAGCCCGGATGCCGTGCTCGAGCAGCTGTACCGCCTCACCCCGCTGGAAGATAACTTCAGCATCAACGCGGTGACTCTCGTTGACGGTCGGCCACAGACTCTCGGACTGAAACCTTTGCTCGAGGTCTTTCTCAAGCACCGACTGCAGGTGGTTACGCGTCGCAGCAAATACCGTCTGGCGCGGCATCTCGAACGACTGCACCTCGTAGAGGGCCTACTGATCGCCATCGTCGATATCGATGAGGTCATTCAGGTCATTCGCAAGAGCGATGACAGCGATCAAGCGCGAACACGCCTACGGGAAGTGTTCGACCTCAGCGAGCTGCAAGCCGAATATATCCTTGAGCTTCGCCTGCGGCGTCTCACTAAGTTCAGCCGCATCGAGCTCGAGGCCGAGGCCGAGAAGCTGCGCGCGGAGATCGCACGCCTTGAAGCGCTGCTTTCAGACGACAACCTCATTCGCGCTCTAGTTTCAGACGAACTCGACGCGGTTGCTGAAAAATTTGGAACCCCGCGACGCACGCTGCTCACTGAGGCACCTGCTTCGATCGCCACCACGTCGCGAGCGGCGGCACGCAAGAATCAGGCTGTCCTCGAGATCGCTGATGAGCCGTGCATCGTCTTGCTCTCCACGACTGGTCGAATCATTCGCGTCGGCATTAGCGATGGCGACACTGTGCTCGCGGCATCTCGGCGCTCGAAGCACGATGCGATCCGTTCGCGTGTCACTACTACAACGCGTACAGAGATCGGTGCGATCACGAACCGCGGCCGCCTCATAAGATTCACCGCCGTAGATTTGCCGAGTGTTCCGACAAGTTCGGTTCAGTTGGGGGCCGGCGCGAGGGTCAGTGAGTACCTCGCTCTCGACAAGAAAGAACATGTTCTCGCCATCGTGTCGCTCAACAGCGAGGAACCGATTGCTCTCGGAACCCGCCAGGGCATCGTCAAGCGCATCACACCGGGCGTGTGGCCGTCGAAGCCAGACTTCGAGATCATCTCCCTCAAAGCGGGAGACGAGCTCGTAGGAGCGGCACACGGCGCAGACGATGACGAGCTCACCTTCGTCACTTCGGACACCCAACTGCTGCACTTCGCTGCCGCGGCAGTGCGTCCGCAAGGGATCAGCGCCGGCGGCATGGCCGGCGTCCGAGTCGCCCCAGGAGCAGAAGTTATCTTCTTCGATGCGGTGGATGCCGACTCTGAAAACGTAGCGGTTACGGTTTCGGGGTCGAGCGTCACGATCCCCGGCACCGATCCGGGGCGTGTGAAGCTCAGCGAGTTCTCCCAGTTCCCGGCCAAGGGTCGCGGCACCGGCGGTGTGCGCGCTCACTCCCTGCTCAAGGGCGAGGATGTACTCACGCTCGCGTGGGTCGGGCGAGTTCCCGCAACAGCTGTCGGACCAGATGGCGCTGTTCGGCAGCTTCCAACCGAACGAACCAAGCGTGACGGTTCAGGCGTGCCGCTCGACAGCGTGATCGGATCGATTGGGTTCACTCCGTAG
- a CDS encoding sugar-transfer associated ATP-grasp domain-containing protein — protein sequence MKRIRHYVSRLVSLDVKNMIGVARAISARSSTPTIVIVLDMVWCSLVYQSGYLDYEEFEFNTLSSSQRSTWITSGNANSIVVKYNQRAFRERFYDKPTFNRTFDQWLGRAWLDLRTAGEADFVEFVRNHDPIMVKVVDSMSGAGIEKYSGHELTDARALYRKLLSHRQFLVEAFIEQHAEMSALCPTSVNSLRMITFFDGTNVHVMEAVLRMGNGADVDNYGRGGMYTVLDEKTGIAPYGAFDKYANTFTVHPQSGTPIVGFQVPLYDEVLRTLDTVGRMIPEIPYVGWDVAISTTGPAIIEGNYNTGVFQMKPSLTGIKTGLLPKFRRVIDF from the coding sequence GTGAAGCGCATCCGACACTATGTGTCGCGTCTTGTATCGCTCGACGTCAAAAATATGATCGGCGTTGCACGCGCAATCAGTGCACGCAGTTCGACACCGACAATCGTCATCGTTCTTGACATGGTCTGGTGTTCGCTCGTTTATCAATCGGGGTACCTCGATTACGAAGAATTCGAGTTCAACACGCTGTCCTCCTCTCAACGGAGCACTTGGATCACCAGCGGCAACGCCAATTCGATCGTGGTCAAATACAACCAGCGTGCTTTTCGCGAACGGTTTTATGACAAGCCGACCTTCAATAGGACCTTCGATCAATGGCTCGGCCGTGCCTGGCTGGATCTGAGAACCGCCGGTGAAGCTGACTTCGTTGAGTTCGTGCGCAACCACGACCCAATCATGGTCAAAGTCGTGGACAGCATGAGTGGCGCTGGCATCGAAAAATACAGTGGTCACGAGCTGACTGACGCCAGAGCGCTGTATCGAAAGCTCCTCTCGCACCGGCAGTTTCTCGTGGAGGCATTCATCGAGCAGCACGCGGAGATGTCAGCTCTCTGCCCGACCAGCGTCAATTCCCTGCGGATGATTACGTTCTTCGATGGCACGAACGTTCATGTTATGGAAGCCGTCCTGAGAATGGGCAACGGTGCTGACGTCGACAATTACGGTCGCGGCGGCATGTATACGGTTCTCGACGAGAAAACCGGCATCGCCCCCTATGGCGCCTTCGACAAATATGCGAACACGTTTACCGTGCATCCGCAATCGGGAACGCCGATTGTAGGCTTTCAGGTCCCCCTCTATGACGAAGTTCTGCGCACGCTAGATACCGTCGGCCGAATGATCCCGGAGATCCCCTACGTGGGCTGGGACGTCGCGATCTCCACCACCGGACCGGCCATCATCGAGGGCAATTACAACACCGGCGTCTTCCAGATGAAGCCGAGTCTTACCGGTATCAAGACGGGGCTACTCCCCAAGTTCCGCCGGGTAATCGACTTCTAA
- a CDS encoding proteasome assembly chaperone family protein: MRDPAGLYDIDTDVAGVPRGLPLVAGLTGFADAGGAVSQFSQYLLDTLERTVVASFDNDALLDYRARRPTIYFDQDHLSDYRPAKLELYLAKDELGQPFLLLTGYEPDFQWERFSAAVLRLISKLDVKSTTWVHAIPMPVPHTRSIGVTVSGNRSELIDAFSVWKPHTQVPANAMHLIEYRLQEIEHPTAGFVLLIPHYLADTEWPTAAVTALESVSAATGLIFPTDRLREEGREFVAKIDGQVESNQELAKLVGTLEERHDNYMEENPMRSPLTDEDGELPTADEIAAELQKFLAIRRAGDDDGASNHPL; encoded by the coding sequence ATGCGAGATCCAGCCGGCCTATATGACATCGACACCGATGTCGCGGGTGTGCCGCGCGGCCTGCCCCTTGTCGCCGGTCTCACTGGCTTCGCGGATGCTGGTGGTGCTGTCAGCCAGTTCAGTCAATATCTGCTCGATACTCTCGAACGCACGGTCGTGGCTTCGTTCGACAACGACGCTCTACTCGACTACCGCGCACGTCGCCCGACAATCTACTTTGACCAAGATCACCTGAGCGATTACCGACCTGCAAAACTCGAGCTCTACCTGGCTAAGGACGAGCTGGGGCAGCCGTTCCTCCTTCTCACGGGTTATGAGCCTGACTTTCAGTGGGAACGCTTCTCCGCTGCTGTTCTGCGGTTGATCTCGAAGCTTGACGTGAAATCCACCACGTGGGTTCATGCGATTCCTATGCCGGTCCCTCACACACGAAGCATTGGCGTCACAGTGAGCGGAAATCGCTCGGAGCTCATCGACGCCTTCTCCGTCTGGAAGCCGCACACGCAGGTGCCGGCGAACGCGATGCATCTGATCGAATATCGACTGCAAGAGATCGAGCACCCCACCGCCGGATTCGTACTTTTGATCCCGCACTATCTGGCGGACACTGAATGGCCAACGGCGGCCGTTACGGCGCTCGAGAGTGTCAGCGCCGCAACGGGTCTTATCTTTCCCACCGATCGGCTTCGTGAAGAGGGCCGAGAGTTCGTCGCCAAGATCGATGGTCAAGTCGAAAGCAACCAAGAGCTTGCCAAGCTTGTAGGCACTCTTGAAGAGCGCCACGACAACTACATGGAGGAGAATCCGATGCGTTCGCCTCTGACGGATGAAGATGGCGAACTCCCGACAGCAGACGAGATAGCCGCAGAGTTGCAGAAATTCCTAGCGATCCGTCGCGCCGGTGACGACGATGGCGCATCGAATCATCCTCTGTAG
- a CDS encoding alkaline phosphatase family protein, which translates to MSLPPVRHAVVLLVDGMGAHNLKARLGHARTLAGAFSKAAVIQSGFPTTTAAAIAGLTTGQRAGQHGLVGYSAFDPVNDRVFQQLSGWDSRTDPATWQRVPTIFELASKRGFTAVTVGAARYRDSGFTKAVLRGARYIVAGSLAERVRAAVEVGHTSDQPSLTYVYAPELDMAGHANGWQSPQWTHALEALDAALAASVPLMAPDQGLLVTADHGMIDIPRESHVLFDSAPELLEGIAHIAGEPRCLQLHFHTGVDADLRSAVLERWRESEGSRAWVASRDEAIDAGWFGEVAPDVVARIGDIIVAARKAIAYYDSRAANDKGRNMIGQHGSWSDEELRVPLLRYGAFAL; encoded by the coding sequence TTGAGCCTGCCTCCCGTGCGTCACGCGGTTGTACTTCTCGTCGACGGCATGGGGGCTCACAACCTCAAAGCCAGGTTGGGGCATGCGCGCACGCTTGCCGGTGCATTTTCCAAAGCTGCGGTGATTCAATCGGGATTTCCGACGACGACGGCCGCGGCAATCGCGGGTCTGACGACCGGGCAACGCGCGGGGCAGCATGGTTTGGTGGGGTACAGCGCGTTCGACCCCGTCAACGATCGTGTTTTTCAGCAACTTTCGGGCTGGGATTCCCGCACCGACCCCGCAACCTGGCAGCGAGTGCCGACGATTTTCGAGCTCGCTTCGAAGCGTGGCTTTACAGCGGTCACGGTGGGAGCGGCGCGTTATCGTGACTCGGGCTTCACGAAGGCAGTTTTGCGCGGTGCGCGTTACATCGTTGCGGGCTCGCTTGCTGAACGGGTGCGAGCTGCGGTAGAAGTTGGGCACACGAGCGATCAACCATCGCTCACTTACGTCTACGCCCCGGAACTCGACATGGCCGGTCACGCCAATGGATGGCAATCACCGCAATGGACTCACGCGCTCGAAGCGCTTGACGCTGCGCTTGCCGCTTCGGTCCCGCTCATGGCCCCTGACCAAGGACTCCTCGTGACCGCTGACCATGGAATGATCGACATTCCTCGCGAGTCGCATGTCCTGTTCGATTCCGCTCCCGAGCTACTTGAGGGCATCGCGCACATCGCCGGTGAGCCACGTTGCCTTCAGCTTCATTTCCACACAGGTGTCGATGCAGATCTCCGTAGCGCCGTTCTCGAGCGCTGGCGGGAATCCGAAGGCAGCCGAGCGTGGGTCGCTAGTCGCGATGAAGCGATTGATGCAGGATGGTTTGGCGAGGTTGCCCCAGATGTGGTCGCTCGTATTGGTGACATCATCGTCGCCGCTCGCAAGGCAATCGCCTATTACGATTCTCGGGCGGCCAACGACAAGGGACGCAACATGATCGGCCAGCATGGATCATGGTCAGACGAAGAACTGCGGGTACCGCTGCTGCGTTACGGAGCATTTGCCCTCTGA
- a CDS encoding type IIA DNA topoisomerase subunit B, with translation MASSDYSARHLSVLEGLEAVRKRPGMYIGSTDSRGLMHCLWEIIDNSVDEALDGHGSEISVILHADESVEVRDKARGIPVDVEPKTGLTGVEVVFTKLHAGGKFGSGSYAASGGLHGVGASVVNALSERLDVEVDRNGKTYAMSFHRGEPGTFADSGEPTPDAPFTPFVSGSELAVIGKVPKGRTGTRVRYWADRQIFTKGATFQSDGLIDRLRQTAFLVPNLTLNVTDERGEEPRHESFAFEGGISEFVEHLAVDPPITDVWRLTGSGGFTESVPVLQENGHMVSTEVSRDCVVDVALRWGTGYDTVIKSFVNIIATPKGGTHLAGFEQSLLKFLRAETEKNSRRLKLGNDKLDKDDVLAGLTVVLTVRLPEPQFEGQTKEILGTPAVRAIVAKVIAAALSERFTSTKRDDKSQAALVLDKVVAEMKSRISARAHKETQRRKNALESSSLPAKLVDCRSNDVANSELFIVEGDSALGTAKLGRDSEYQALLPIRGKILNVQKASISDMLSNAECASIIQVIGAGSGRSFDLSTARYGKVIIMADADVDGAHIRTLLLTLFFRYMPDMIRDGRVYAAVPPLHRVVVINPGSKPNETIYTYSEKELNGVLAGLKKSGKRYQDPIQRYKGLGEMDADQLASTTMDRNNRVLRRVNIADAENAGTVFELLMGNEVAPRKEFIIQGQGLDRDRIDV, from the coding sequence ATGGCGAGCTCTGACTATTCAGCCCGTCACCTATCCGTGCTCGAGGGGCTTGAAGCCGTTCGCAAACGACCCGGAATGTACATCGGGTCCACCGACTCTCGTGGACTCATGCACTGCCTCTGGGAGATCATCGACAACTCGGTCGACGAGGCGCTTGATGGCCACGGCTCTGAGATCAGTGTGATCTTGCACGCGGATGAAAGCGTTGAAGTAAGGGACAAGGCCCGCGGTATTCCCGTGGACGTCGAACCTAAGACCGGACTCACGGGAGTTGAAGTTGTTTTCACGAAGCTTCACGCTGGTGGAAAGTTTGGTTCTGGCTCGTACGCGGCGTCGGGTGGACTTCACGGCGTTGGTGCTTCGGTCGTTAACGCGCTATCCGAACGTCTTGACGTCGAAGTCGACCGCAATGGCAAAACGTACGCGATGTCGTTCCACCGCGGTGAGCCCGGTACGTTCGCTGATTCGGGGGAGCCGACTCCGGATGCGCCCTTCACGCCGTTCGTTTCAGGTAGCGAACTCGCTGTTATCGGCAAAGTGCCGAAGGGGCGCACGGGTACTCGTGTGCGCTACTGGGCTGATCGTCAGATTTTCACGAAGGGCGCGACGTTCCAGTCTGACGGGCTGATCGATCGCCTTCGCCAAACGGCCTTTCTCGTGCCCAATCTGACTCTGAACGTAACGGATGAGCGGGGCGAGGAGCCTCGTCACGAATCGTTCGCCTTCGAGGGCGGAATTTCAGAGTTTGTTGAGCACCTCGCCGTAGACCCGCCGATCACGGATGTGTGGCGATTGACCGGATCTGGTGGCTTCACCGAAAGTGTTCCCGTTTTGCAAGAGAACGGTCATATGGTCTCGACTGAAGTGTCCCGTGACTGCGTTGTGGATGTCGCGCTGCGTTGGGGCACCGGTTACGACACGGTGATAAAGAGCTTCGTGAACATCATCGCGACGCCAAAGGGCGGAACACACCTCGCTGGATTCGAGCAGAGTTTGCTCAAATTCCTGCGGGCGGAGACTGAGAAGAACTCCCGCCGTCTGAAGCTTGGCAACGACAAGCTGGATAAAGATGATGTGCTCGCTGGGCTCACCGTGGTGCTGACCGTTCGGCTGCCTGAACCTCAATTCGAGGGACAGACTAAGGAGATTCTCGGCACGCCCGCCGTTCGAGCGATTGTCGCCAAGGTAATTGCGGCGGCGCTTTCTGAACGCTTCACGTCGACGAAACGCGATGACAAGTCGCAGGCGGCACTCGTGCTCGACAAGGTTGTTGCCGAGATGAAGTCGCGTATCTCTGCTCGAGCTCACAAAGAAACCCAGCGCCGCAAGAACGCCCTCGAGAGCTCCAGCCTCCCGGCCAAGCTCGTCGATTGTCGATCGAACGACGTCGCGAACAGTGAGCTCTTCATCGTAGAGGGTGACTCTGCACTCGGAACAGCAAAGTTGGGGCGCGATAGCGAGTACCAAGCATTGCTTCCGATCCGCGGCAAGATCCTGAACGTTCAAAAGGCGTCGATCAGCGACATGTTGTCCAACGCTGAGTGCGCATCCATAATTCAGGTCATTGGAGCGGGTTCGGGGCGCAGTTTCGATCTTTCAACCGCCCGTTACGGCAAGGTCATCATCATGGCTGATGCTGATGTCGACGGTGCCCACATCCGCACGCTGTTGCTGACGCTCTTCTTCCGCTACATGCCCGACATGATTCGAGATGGGCGCGTCTACGCTGCGGTCCCTCCGCTTCACCGAGTGGTGGTGATCAATCCGGGTTCCAAGCCCAACGAGACGATCTACACCTACTCGGAAAAGGAACTCAACGGGGTTCTTGCCGGCTTGAAGAAGTCCGGTAAGCGCTACCAAGACCCGATCCAGCGTTACAAGGGCCTCGGTGAAATGGATGCCGACCAGCTCGCGAGCACCACTATGGACCGCAACAATCGAGTTCTACGACGTGTCAACATCGCGGATGCCGAGAATGCTGGCACGGTCTTCGAACTCCTGATGGGCAATGAGGTGGCTCCGCGCAAAGAGTTCATCATCCAGGGCCAGGGTCTCGATCGCGACCGGATTGACGTCTAG